Proteins encoded in a region of the Nicotiana tomentosiformis chromosome 9, ASM39032v3, whole genome shotgun sequence genome:
- the LOC104092600 gene encoding pleiotropic drug resistance protein 1: MEPANLSNLRGSSLRGSTRGSLRANSNSIWRNNGVEIFSRSSRDEDDEEALKWAALEKLPTFDRLRKGLLFGSQGAAAEVDINDLGFQERKNLLERLVKVADEDNEKFLLKLKNRIDRVGIDLPTIEVRYEHLNIDADAYVGSRGLPTFMNFMTNFVETLLNSLHILPSRKRQLTILKDISGIIKPCRMTLLLGPPSSGKTTLLLALAGKLDPALKVTGKVSYNGHELHEFVPQRTAAYISQHDLHIGEMTVRETLEFSARCQGVGSRFEMLAELSRREKAANIKPDADIDIYMKAAATEGQEANVVTDYVLKILGLDICADTMVGDDMIRGISGGQKKRVTTGEMLVGPAKALFMDEISTGLDSSTTYSIVNSLRQSVQILKGTAVISLLQPAPETYNLFDDIILLSDGYIVYQGPRDDVLEFFESMGFKCPQRKGVADFLQEVTSKKDQQQYWSKRNERYRFITSKEFAEAYESFHVGRKLGDELATPFDKTKCHPAALTNDKYGIGKKELLKVCTERELLLMKRNSFVYMFKFSQLTIMALITMTLFFRTEMPRDTTDDGGIYAGALFFVVIMIMFNGMSELAMTIFKLPVFYKQRDLLFFPSWAYALPSWILKIPVTLVEVGLWVILTYYVIGFDPNISRFLKHFLLLIVVNQMASGLFRFIGAMGRTMGVASTFGSFALLLQFALGGFVLSRDDVKSWWIWGYWTSPMMYSVNSILVNEFDGKKWNHIVSGGNETLGTTVVKSRGFFPEAYWYWIGVGALVGFTIVFNFCYSLALAFLNPFDKPQAVLPEDGENAENVEVSSQITSTDGGDSITESQNNNKKGMVLPFEPHSITFDDVVYSVDMPQEMKEQGAGEDRLVLLKGVSGAFRPGVLTALMGVSGAGKTTLMDVLAGRKTGGYIDGDIKISGYPKKQETFARISGYCEQNDIHSPYVTVYESLVYSAWLRLPQNVDETTRKMFVDEVMELVELRPLRSALVGLPGVNGLSTEQRKRLTIAVELVANPSIIFMDEPTSGLDARAAAIVMRAVRNTVDTGRTVVCTIHQPSIDIFEAFDELFLMKRGGQEIYVGPLGRHSCHLIKYFESNPGVAKIKEGYNPATWMLEVTASAQEMMLGVDFTDVYKNSDLYRRNKALISELGVPRPGSKDLHFETQYSQSFWTQCMACLWKQHWSYWRNPAYTAVRFIFTTFIALIFGTMFWDLGTKVSKSQDLLNAMGSMYAAVLFLGVQNASSVQPVVAVERTVFYRERAAGMYSAIPYAFGQVSIEIPYIFVQSVFYGIIVYAMIGFEWDVGKFFWYLFIMFFTLLYFTFYGMMSVAVTPNQNVASIVAAFFYGVWNLFSGFIVPRPRMPVWWRWYYWANPVAWTLYGLVASQFGDIQTTLSDNETVEQFLRRYFGFKHDFLGVVAAVLTAYVFVFAFTFAFAIKAFNFQRR; the protein is encoded by the exons ATGGAGCCAGCAAATTTAAGTAATTTGCGAGGGAGTAGTTTAAGAGGAAGTACGAGAGGGAGTTTAAGGGCAAATAGCAATTCAATATGGAGAAATAATGGTGTAGAAATTTTCTCACGTTCATCTAgagatgaagatgatgaagaagcACTTAAATGGGCTGCTCTTGAAAAACTTCCAACTTTTGATAGATTAAGAAAAGGTCTTTTATTTGGATCACAAGGTGCTGCTGCTGAAGTTGATATCAATGATCTTGGTTTTCAAGAAAGAAAGAATTTGCTTGAGAGACTTGTTAAAGTTGCTGACGAAGATAATGAGAAGTTCTTGTTGAAACTCAAGAACAGAATTGACAG GGTTGGAATTGATTTGCCAACAATAGAAGTGAGATATGAGCATCTAAATATTGATGCAGATGCATATGTGGGAAGTAGAGGTTTGCCTACATTTATGAACTTCATGACTAACTTTGTTGAG ACATTGTTGAACTCTTTGCATATTCTTCCAAGTAGAAAGAGGCAACTTACTATTCTTAAGGATATTAGTGGTATTATCAAGCCCTGTAGAATGACTCTACTTTTGGGACCTCCTAGTTCTGGAAAAACAACTTTGTTGTTAGCTTTGGCTGGAAAACTTGATCCTGCTCTAAAG GTAACGGGGAAGGTGTCATATAATGGACATGAATTACATGAATTTGTGCCACAAAGAACAGCAGCTTATATTAGTCAACATGATTTGCATATTGGAGAAATGACTGTTAGAGAAACTTTGGAGTTTTCTGCAAGATGTCAAGGCGTTGGCTCTCGTTTTG AAATGTTAGCTGAGCTGTCAAGAAGAGAAAAAGCAGCTAATATCAAACCAGATGCTGATATTGACATCTATATGAAG GCTGCAGCAACAGAAGGACAAGAAGCCAATGTTGTTACAGATTATGTTCTTAAG ATTTTGGGACTGGATATTTGTGCTGATACTATGGTGGGAGATGATATGATAAGGGGTATTTCAGGAGGACAAAAGAAGCGTGTGACGACCGGTGAAATGCTTGTTGGACCAGCTAAAGCACTTTTCATGGATGAAATATCAACTGGATTGGACAGTTCTACAACATACTCCATTGTGAATTCCTTAAGGCAATCTGTTCAAATCTTGAAGGGAACTGCTGTTATTTCTCTGTTGCAGCCTGCCCCCGAGACCTACAACCTGTTCGATGATATTATCCTGTTATCCGACGGGTATATTGTTTATCAGGGTCCGCGTGATGATGTGCTCGAGTTCTTTGAATCCATGGGATTCAAATGCCCCCAGAGAAAAGGCGTGGCCGACTTCTTGCAAGAA GTGACATCAAAGAAAGATCAACAGCAATATTGGTCAAAGAGGAATGAGCGTTATAGGTTTATCACATCGAAAGAATTTGCTGAGGCATATGAGTCTTTTCATGTTGGAAGGAAACTAGGCGACGAGCTTGCTACTCCATTTGACAAGACCAAATGTCACCCTGCTGCTTTGACTAATGATAAGTATGGTATAGGAAAGAAAGAGCTGTTGAAGGTTTGCACTGAAAGAGAACTTCTACTAATGAAGAGGAACTCGTTTGTTTACATGTTCAAGTTCTCTCAG CTTACGATAATGGCTCTTATAACAATGACACTCTTCTTCCGTACTGAGATGCCACGAGATACTACAGATGATGGAGGAATATATGCCGGTGCTCTCTTTTTCGTGGTGATTATGATTATGTTCAACGGGATGTCTGAGCTTGCCATGACAATTTTCAAGCTTCCCGTCTTTTACAAGCAAAGAGACCTTCTCTTTTTCCCTTCATGGGCTTATGCACTTCCATCATGGATCCTCAAAATCCCTGTAACACTTGTTGAAGTCGGTCTTTGGGTGATCTTAACATATTATGTCATTGGATTTGATCCTAATATTTCAAG attTTTGAAACATTTCTTGCTGCTTATAGTTGTAAACCAGATGGCATCAGGATTGTTTAGATTCATTGGGGCAATGGGAAGGACCATGGGAGTTGCGAGTACATTTGGATCATTTGCTCTTCTTTTACAATTTGCATTGGGTGGTTTCGTCCTTTCACGAG ATGATGTGAAAAGCTGGTGGATTTGGGGTTACTGGACTTCGCCGATGATGTATTCAGTGAATTCAATTCTTGTGAACGAATTCGATGGGAAAAAATGGAATCAT ATTGTGTCAGGTGGAAACGAGACCCTTGGAACTACAGTTGTGAAGTCTCGAGGATTCTTTCCCGAGGCATACTGGTACTGGATTGGTGTTGGGGCACTTGTCGGATTTACAATTGTGTTTAACTTCTGCTACAGTCTTGCACTCGCTTTTCTCAACC CATTTGATAAGCCACAAGCAGTGCTACCAGAAGACGGTGAGAATGCTGAAAATGTTGAAGTTTCATCCCAGATAACTAGCACAGATGGAGGAGATTCTATCACTGAGAgccaaaataataataagaagGGAATGGTTCTTCCATTTGAACCCCATTCTATCACCTTCGATGATGTTGTATACTCCGTTGACATGCCTCAG GAAATGAAAGAACAAGGTGCTGGTGAAGATAGATTGGTACTTCTAAAGGGTGTGAGTGGAGCTTTCAGACCAGGTGTTCTCACGGCTTTGATGGGAGTTAGTGGGGCTGGTAAAACAACATTAATGGATGTTTTGGCGGGAAGAAAAACAGGAGGATACATTGACGGCGACATCAAGATTTCTGGCTATCCCAAGAAGCAAGAAACCTTTGCTCGTATTTCTGGTTACTGTGAGCAGAACGACATCCATTCACCTTATGTTACAGTTTACGAGTCCCTGGTTTACTCAGCATGGCTTCGTTTACCCCAAAATGTTGATGAAACAACTAGAAAG ATGTTTGTTGATgaagttatggaacttgttgagCTTAGACCCTTAAGATCAGCCTTAGTCGGGTTGCCAGGAGTCAACGGTCTCTCAACTGAGCAACGCAAAAGATTGACCATTGCGGTTGAATTGGTAGCAAACCCCTCTATCATTTTCATGGATGAACCAACTTCAGGGCTGGACGCAAGAGCTGCTGCGATTGTTATGAGAGCGGTTAGGAACACTGTCGATACTGGAAGAACCGTTGTTTGTACTATTCATCAGCCTAGCATCGACATTTTTGAAGCCTTTGATGAG CTATTTCTAATGAAACGAGGAGGACAAGAGATTTACGTAGGTCCATTGGGTCGCCATTCTTGCCATTTGATCAAATACTTTGAG TCAAATCCTGGGGTAGCAAAAATCAAGGAGGGTTACAACCCAGCAACTTGGATGTTAGAAGTCACAGCCTCGGCTCAAGAAATGATGTTAGGCGTTGATTTCACCGACGTATACAAGAACTCAGACCTGTACAGGAGGAACAAAGCATTGATTAGTGAATTAGGCGTCCCTCGCCCTGGTTCAAAGGACTTGCATTTTGAAACTCAATACTCACAATCATTCTGGACGCAATGTATGGCTTGCCTATGGAAGCAACACTGGTCATACTGGCGTAATCCAGCTTACACCGCAGTCAGATTCATCTTCACGACATTCATAGCACTAATCTTCGGGACAATGTTCTGGGATCTTGGTACTAAAGT GAGCAAGAGCCAAGATCTTTTAAACGCCATGGGATCAATGTATGCTGCTGTTCTCTTCCTTGGTGTACAAAATGCATCATCAGTGCAACCAGTTGTAGCCGTTGAGCGTACAGTATTTTACAGAGAAAGAGCTGCTGGAATGTACTCTGCCATCCCCTATGCCTTTGGACAG GTTTCCATTGAAATCCCTTACATATTTGTACAATCTGTGTTTTATGGTATCATCGTCTATGCTATGATTGGATTCGAATGGGATGTTGGCAAGTTCTTTTGGTACTTGTTCATCATGTTTTTCACCCTTTTGTACTTTACATTCTATGGTATGATGAGTGTGGCTGTCACACCAAATCAAAACGTGGCTTCGATTGTTGCTGCCTTCTTCTATGGTGTATGGAATCTCTTCTCAGGATTCATCGTTCCACGACCT CGTATGCCTGTATGGTGGAGATGGTACTACTGGGCTAACCCTGTTGCATGGACCTTGTATGGTTTGGTTGCATCACAATTCGGAGACATCCAAACGACACTATCTGATAATGAAACTGTGGAACAATTCTTGAGACGTTACTTTGGGTTTAAGCATGATTTTCTTGGAGTTGTTGCAGCTGTGCTCACTGCATATGTCTTTGTGTTTGCCTTTACATTTGCTTTTGCCATCAAGGCGTTCAATTTCCAGAGAAGATAA
- the LOC138898521 gene encoding uncharacterized protein → MVGDKVFLKVSPMKGVIRFGKKGKLSPRFIGSYEIIEKKEKVAYELALPVELPSVNLVFHVSMLRKYIHDESHIIHADTIEVKGGLTYEEVSIKILDRQVRKLRTKDITLVKALWSNHDSKEAMSEVEEDMRKKYPYLFEEQEMARTRNSDTDTQDAAQETIATIVAQGRTKKASIQKKEW, encoded by the exons ATGGTTGGTGATaaggtatttttaaaagtttcaccaatgaaaggagttataaggttcggtaagaaagggaaaCTTAGTCCTAGGTTTATCGGGTCTTATGAGATTatagaaaagaaggaaaaagtgGCTTATGAACTAGCGTTGCCCGTTGAATTGCCCTCTGTTAATCTTgtctttcatgtatctatgcttagAAAGTACATTCATGATGAGTCACATATAATACATGCCGATACTATAGAAGTTAAAGGAGGCTTAACTTATGAAGAGGTATCTATAAAAATTCTcgataggcaagtaagaaagttGAGAACAAAAGATATAACATTGGTAAAAGCTTTGTGGAGTAATCATGATTCAAAAGAGGCTATGTCGGAGGTCGAAGAAGATATGaggaagaagtatccttatttatttgaggaaCAAG AAATGGCTCGTACTCGCAACTCTGACACCGACACTCAAGATGCTGCTCAAGAAACTATTGCTACTATTGTGGCTCAAGGTAGAACTAAGAAGGCTTCAATTCAGAAAAAGGAATGGTAA
- the LOC138898522 gene encoding uncharacterized protein: MPPPTAVPTYTTISLEVGQMFNDVNSIMEMFKAFMDNQNERRAEIPPQSNRQNNSESSRVNGFLKLSPPLFHGTIVDKDPILWLEGVKKSLRAMKAFDDEAMELTAYQLKDVGGAWFEMWENERDEDDGPPTWEEFEEAFMDNFIPEEDREAKAIEFEQLKQGNKSVQEYSTWNS; this comes from the coding sequence ATGCCACCCCCAACAGCAGTTCCGACATATACAACTATATCTCTAGAGGTGGGTCAGATGTTTAATGATGTCAATAGTATTATGgagatgtttaaagccttcatggaCAACCAGAACGAGAGAAGAGCCGAGATTCCACCTCAATCAAATAGACAGAACAATTCTGAGTCCTCAAGAGTGAATGGTTTTTTGAAGCTGAGTCCTCCATTGTTCCATGGTACTATAGTTGATAAAGATCCAATATTGTGGCTGGAGGGTGTCAAGAAATCCCTCCGAGCAATGAAAGCATTTGATGATGAAGCTATGGAGCTGACTGCTTACCAGCTTAAAGATGTGGGTGGCGCTTGGTTCGAGATGTGGGAAAATGAAAGAGATGAAGATGATGGTCCGCCTACTTGGGAAGAATTTGAAGAGGCCTTCATGGATAATTTTATACCAGAAGAGGATAGGGAAGCTAAGGctatagagtttgagcagctcaAGCAAGGGAATAAAAGTGTGCAAGAGTACTCTACATGGAATTCATAA